Proteins encoded by one window of Bradyrhizobium sp. B097:
- a CDS encoding flavin reductase family protein, translating to MEYAASDLTQRERYKVLTSFVLPRPIAWVTSQNADGVVNGAPFSFFNVFCEDPPLCMFAVNRRPDGREKDTMINIQRLGEFVVNLTDEPLARAMHETSGDFPPEIGEPDYLGLKLAPSSRIAVPRLADAPFAMECKTWKLIDVNGDRQLIMGEGIHFHIRDELWDRDAMRVHMERYHPIGRMFADRYCRTDDRVVFPAPEGARKK from the coding sequence ATGGAATACGCCGCAAGCGACCTCACCCAGCGCGAACGCTACAAGGTGCTGACCTCCTTCGTGCTGCCGCGACCGATCGCATGGGTAACAAGCCAAAACGCGGATGGCGTGGTCAATGGGGCGCCGTTCTCGTTCTTCAACGTATTCTGCGAAGACCCGCCGCTCTGCATGTTCGCGGTCAACCGCAGGCCGGATGGCCGCGAGAAGGACACTATGATCAACATCCAGCGCCTCGGCGAGTTCGTGGTCAACCTGACCGACGAGCCACTCGCGCGCGCGATGCACGAGACTTCGGGCGATTTCCCGCCCGAGATCGGCGAGCCCGACTATCTCGGGCTGAAGCTCGCGCCCTCCAGCAGGATCGCGGTGCCCCGGCTTGCCGACGCGCCTTTCGCGATGGAGTGCAAGACCTGGAAGCTGATCGACGTCAACGGCGACCGCCAGTTGATCATGGGCGAAGGCATCCACTTCCACATCCGCGACGAATTGTGGGATCGTGACGCGATGCGCGTCCACATGGAGCGCTACCACCCGATCGGCCGCATGTTCGCCGACCGCTACTGCCGCACCGACGACCGCGTGGTGTTTCCCGCACCCGAAGGCGCAAGGAAGAAATAG
- a CDS encoding GNAT family N-acetyltransferase, with protein MSEAFRDNPAQSRFELDVDGTTAFVVYRKTPDTITLVHTVVPPELGGRGIGSKLARATLDAVRAQNIKLVVKCEFIQGFMKKHPEYDDLLG; from the coding sequence ATGAGCGAAGCATTCCGCGACAACCCGGCACAGAGCCGGTTCGAACTTGACGTCGATGGCACCACCGCCTTCGTGGTCTACCGCAAGACGCCGGATACGATCACGCTGGTGCATACCGTGGTGCCGCCTGAGCTCGGCGGCCGCGGCATCGGCTCAAAACTCGCCCGCGCGACGCTCGACGCCGTCCGCGCGCAGAACATCAAGCTCGTCGTGAAGTGCGAGTTCATTCAGGGCTTCATGAAGAAGCATCCGGAGTACGACGATCTGCTGGGGTGA
- the yghU gene encoding glutathione-dependent disulfide-bond oxidoreductase has translation MSDTSAYEPPKVWTWNKESGGRFASINRPIAGPTHDKELPVGRHPLQLYSLATPNGVKVTVMLEELLAAGHKGAEYDAWLIKIDGNQFGSGFVAVNPNSKIPALMDRSGPEPIRVFESGSILVYLAEKFGAFLPSDVKTRAETFSWLFWQMGSAPYLGGGFGHFYAYAPTKIEYAIDRFAMEVKRQLDVLDRRLADNEYLAGDVYTIADMAVWPWYGSLAKGLLYGGGEFLSVQDYKNVQRWTDAIAARPAVKRGRMVNRTWGEPSSQLQERHDAGDFETRTQDKIGDQAAS, from the coding sequence GTGTCTGACACCTCTGCCTACGAGCCACCGAAAGTCTGGACCTGGAACAAGGAGAGCGGCGGACGCTTCGCCAGCATCAACCGGCCGATCGCCGGTCCGACCCATGACAAGGAATTGCCGGTCGGCCGTCATCCGCTGCAGCTGTACTCGCTGGCGACGCCGAACGGCGTCAAGGTCACCGTGATGCTGGAAGAGCTGCTCGCGGCGGGTCACAAGGGCGCGGAATACGACGCCTGGCTGATCAAGATCGACGGCAACCAGTTCGGCAGCGGCTTCGTTGCGGTCAATCCGAATTCGAAGATCCCGGCGCTGATGGACCGCAGCGGACCGGAGCCGATCCGGGTGTTCGAGTCGGGCTCGATCCTGGTCTACCTCGCGGAAAAGTTCGGCGCGTTCCTGCCGAGCGATGTGAAGACCCGCGCGGAAACCTTCTCGTGGCTGTTCTGGCAGATGGGCTCGGCGCCCTATCTCGGCGGCGGCTTCGGGCACTTCTATGCCTATGCGCCGACCAAGATCGAATACGCCATCGATCGCTTTGCGATGGAGGTCAAGCGGCAGCTCGACGTGCTCGACCGCAGGCTCGCCGACAACGAATATCTTGCGGGTGATGTCTACACCATCGCCGACATGGCGGTGTGGCCGTGGTACGGCAGCCTCGCCAAGGGCCTGCTTTACGGCGGCGGCGAATTCCTCTCGGTGCAGGATTACAAGAACGTGCAGCGCTGGACCGACGCGATCGCGGCGCGGCCCGCGGTGAAGCGCGGCCGCATGGTCAACCGCACCTGGGGCGAGCCGTCGAGCCAGCTCCAGGAGCGCCATGACGCCGGCGATTTCGAGACCAGGACGCAGGACAAGATCGGCGATCAGGCGGCGTCGTGA
- a CDS encoding nitronate monooxygenase, producing the protein MKSPICDMLGIEFPLLAFSHCRDVVAAVSRAGGFGVFGATRYLPETLEQELKWIDDHVDGKPYGIDVLIPENISTAGEKNVTWKSLEKRVSQEHRDFTRNLLKKYNIELTAQSVADNQPQPFDAETALQLLEVSFRHPIRLIANALGVPPKAMIEMGRKHGVPVAALVGSKEHALRQVAAGVDILVAQGTEAGGHCGEVSTMVLVPEVIKAVRKIHDVPVLAAGGIMTGSQMAACMAMGAAGAWTGSVWLATVESETSEIFREKMIAASSRDAIRSKGRTGKPARQLRSVWTDAWDRSPDSPGALPMPLQSIISRDAFNAIDRAAAAGNEKARDLVSYFVGQGVGLVDSVKSAGAVVQEFKEDFVEAVEHMNTLVAE; encoded by the coding sequence ATGAAATCACCGATCTGCGACATGCTGGGAATTGAATTCCCTCTGCTGGCTTTCAGCCATTGCCGCGACGTGGTAGCGGCGGTCAGCCGCGCCGGCGGCTTCGGCGTGTTCGGCGCGACCCGGTACTTGCCGGAGACGCTGGAGCAGGAATTGAAATGGATCGACGATCACGTCGACGGCAAGCCCTACGGCATCGACGTGCTGATCCCCGAGAATATCTCGACCGCGGGTGAGAAGAACGTCACCTGGAAGAGCCTCGAGAAACGGGTCTCGCAGGAGCATCGCGATTTCACCCGCAATCTGCTCAAGAAATACAACATCGAGCTCACGGCGCAGAGCGTTGCCGACAACCAGCCGCAGCCGTTCGATGCCGAGACTGCGCTGCAATTGCTCGAGGTCTCGTTCCGCCATCCGATCCGGCTGATCGCCAACGCGCTCGGCGTGCCGCCGAAGGCGATGATCGAGATGGGCCGCAAGCACGGTGTGCCGGTGGCGGCGCTGGTCGGCTCCAAGGAGCATGCGCTGCGCCAGGTCGCGGCCGGTGTCGACATTCTGGTCGCGCAAGGCACCGAGGCTGGCGGCCATTGCGGCGAAGTCTCGACCATGGTGCTGGTGCCCGAGGTGATCAAGGCGGTCAGGAAGATCCACGACGTGCCGGTGCTCGCCGCCGGCGGCATCATGACCGGCAGCCAGATGGCGGCCTGCATGGCGATGGGCGCCGCCGGCGCCTGGACCGGCTCGGTGTGGCTTGCGACCGTGGAGTCGGAGACCTCGGAGATATTCCGCGAGAAGATGATCGCGGCCTCCTCGCGCGACGCCATCCGCTCGAAGGGCCGCACCGGCAAGCCGGCGCGGCAGCTCCGCTCGGTCTGGACCGACGCCTGGGACCGCTCGCCGGACAGCCCCGGCGCGCTGCCGATGCCGCTGCAAAGCATCATCAGCCGCGACGCCTTCAACGCCATCGACCGCGCCGCTGCCGCCGGCAACGAGAAGGCGCGCGATCTCGTCAGCTATTTCGTCGGCCAGGGCGTCGGCCTGGTCGACAGCGTGAAGTCGGCGGGCGCCGTGGTGCAGGAGTTCAAGGAAGATTTCGTCGAAGCCGTCGAGCACATGAACACGCTGGTGGCGGAGTAG
- a CDS encoding acetyl-CoA acetyltransferase: MSNSIPEDRIPVIVGVGEIVDRPKDIAAGLEPLALLEEALKRAEADSGAKLLPDVQSLDVVNFMSWRYRDPEQQLAQRLGIAPAHLGYGPISGESPIRFVHEAALRIMRGECSVAAVCGAEAQSTATKAQRAGVELPWTPFAHDVEEPKRGAAFQKPMAVTLGVFRPITVYPLYESATSAHWGQTPREALKESGDLWSTYARVAAYNPNSWLKKRFSGEQITTPTPDNRMIAWPYTKLMVANPMVNMGGALILTSLAKARAAGVPEDKLVYPLGGGYAEEPRDYLIRDQFVESHAQTAVLKTVMDLVEGDGRKFDAIELYSCFPCVPKMARRTLGLGRDVQPTVTGGLTFFGAPLATYMTHAACAMVRKLRNGGKLGLLYGQGGFVTKHHGLVLSRVAPKAALAQDISVQAEADRHRGTAPQFTTEARGKGKVEAFTVIYRANGEVEHGVTMLRTEDGRRTLGRIPASDAATLTHLQDMDRTPVGTLGDIVTAADGMLEWRVA, from the coding sequence ATGTCGAACAGCATCCCCGAAGACCGCATCCCCGTCATCGTCGGCGTCGGTGAGATCGTCGATCGTCCCAAGGACATCGCCGCAGGCCTCGAGCCGCTTGCCCTGCTGGAAGAGGCGCTGAAGCGCGCCGAGGCCGACAGCGGCGCCAAGCTGCTCCCCGACGTGCAATCGCTCGACGTCGTCAACTTCATGAGCTGGCGCTACCGCGACCCGGAGCAGCAGCTTGCGCAACGTCTCGGCATCGCACCCGCGCATCTTGGTTACGGTCCGATCAGCGGCGAAAGCCCGATCCGCTTTGTGCACGAGGCGGCGCTGCGCATCATGCGCGGCGAATGCAGCGTCGCCGCAGTCTGTGGTGCCGAGGCGCAGTCGACCGCGACGAAAGCGCAGCGCGCCGGCGTGGAGCTGCCCTGGACGCCGTTCGCACATGACGTCGAGGAGCCGAAACGCGGTGCCGCGTTCCAGAAGCCGATGGCCGTGACGCTCGGCGTGTTTAGGCCGATTACGGTCTATCCGCTCTATGAATCCGCAACATCTGCGCATTGGGGGCAGACCCCGCGCGAGGCGCTGAAGGAGTCCGGCGATCTGTGGTCGACCTATGCGCGCGTCGCGGCCTACAATCCGAACTCATGGCTCAAGAAGCGCTTCAGCGGCGAGCAGATCACGACGCCGACGCCGGACAACCGGATGATCGCCTGGCCCTACACAAAATTGATGGTGGCGAACCCGATGGTGAACATGGGCGGCGCGCTGATCCTGACCAGCCTCGCCAAGGCGCGTGCCGCCGGCGTGCCGGAAGACAAGCTGGTCTATCCGCTCGGCGGTGGCTACGCCGAAGAGCCGCGCGACTATCTGATCCGCGACCAGTTCGTCGAAAGCCACGCGCAGACCGCGGTGCTGAAGACTGTGATGGACCTCGTCGAAGGCGACGGCCGGAAGTTCGACGCGATCGAGCTCTATAGCTGCTTCCCCTGCGTGCCGAAGATGGCGCGCCGGACCCTGGGCCTGGGCCGCGACGTGCAGCCGACGGTGACCGGCGGCCTGACCTTCTTCGGTGCGCCGCTCGCCACCTACATGACGCATGCGGCTTGCGCGATGGTGCGTAAACTGAGAAACGGCGGGAAGCTCGGCTTGCTCTACGGCCAGGGCGGCTTCGTCACCAAGCACCACGGCCTCGTGTTGTCGCGCGTGGCGCCGAAGGCCGCGCTTGCGCAGGACATCAGCGTACAAGCGGAGGCCGACCGGCATCGCGGCACGGCGCCCCAATTCACGACCGAGGCCCGCGGCAAGGGCAAGGTCGAGGCCTTCACCGTGATCTATCGCGCCAATGGCGAGGTCGAGCACGGCGTCACCATGCTGCGCACCGAAGACGGAAGGCGCACGCTCGGCCGCATCCCGGCAAGCGACGCGGCGACGCTGACGCATCTGCAGGATATGGACCGCACGCCGGTCGGCACGCTCGGCGACATCGTCACGGCCGCTGACGGCATGTTGGAATGGAGGGTGGCGTAA
- a CDS encoding efflux RND transporter periplasmic adaptor subunit, producing MQPTEQRPPVSRRKLGIFGVVALVGAGLIVGTGIRAREEQDTRLKEWTDDQAIPTVAVALPNAKALSPTIDLPGRLEAYSRAPIFARVSGYLKNWDADIGARVKAGQVIAEIEAPDLDQQLLQARADLASAQASAKLSEATLTRRKTLVASNFVSAQEIDERTADLSNKNGAVRSGQANVERLEALAGYKKITAPFDGVVTSRDTDVGALINAGGNSGPAMFTISDITKLRVYVNVPQNYVPAIKIGAKASLVMPDYPNRTFQATVEASSQAVDVASGTTRMQLGLDNSSGELMPGSYASVKLNLQREAAPLSIPASALIFNSNGLRVATVSPDDKVLFKTVKIGRDLGKEIEIASGLAPDDRIITAPPDGLADGDRVRVTGAGAKSKPTTASEKQDVKG from the coding sequence ATGCAGCCCACTGAACAGCGCCCACCGGTGTCTCGCCGGAAATTGGGCATATTCGGCGTGGTTGCACTGGTCGGCGCCGGGCTGATCGTCGGCACCGGCATCCGCGCCCGTGAGGAGCAGGACACAAGGCTGAAGGAATGGACCGACGACCAGGCCATTCCGACCGTCGCCGTGGCGCTGCCGAACGCCAAGGCGCTGAGCCCCACGATCGACCTGCCGGGCCGGCTCGAGGCCTATTCCCGTGCACCGATCTTCGCCCGGGTGTCCGGCTATCTCAAGAACTGGGACGCCGACATCGGCGCCCGCGTCAAGGCCGGCCAGGTGATCGCCGAGATCGAGGCGCCCGACCTCGACCAGCAATTGCTGCAGGCGCGCGCCGATCTCGCCAGCGCCCAGGCCTCCGCCAAGCTCTCCGAGGCGACGCTGACCCGGCGCAAGACGCTGGTCGCCTCGAACTTCGTCTCCGCCCAGGAGATCGACGAGCGCACCGCCGACCTCTCCAACAAGAACGGTGCGGTCAGGTCCGGCCAGGCCAATGTCGAGCGGCTGGAAGCGCTCGCCGGCTACAAGAAGATCACGGCGCCGTTCGACGGCGTGGTGACCTCGCGCGACACCGACGTCGGCGCGCTGATCAACGCCGGCGGCAACTCGGGTCCCGCGATGTTCACGATCTCGGACATCACCAAGCTGCGCGTCTACGTCAACGTGCCGCAGAACTACGTTCCGGCGATCAAGATCGGCGCCAAGGCCTCCTTGGTGATGCCGGATTACCCGAACCGCACGTTCCAAGCGACGGTGGAAGCCTCCTCGCAGGCGGTCGATGTCGCCTCCGGCACCACGCGGATGCAACTCGGGCTCGACAATTCCTCCGGCGAGCTGATGCCGGGCAGCTATGCCAGCGTGAAGCTCAATTTGCAGCGCGAGGCCGCGCCGCTCAGCATTCCCGCCAGCGCGCTGATCTTCAACAGCAACGGCCTGCGGGTCGCAACCGTCAGCCCCGATGACAAGGTGCTGTTCAAGACCGTCAAGATCGGCCGCGACCTCGGCAAGGAGATCGAGATCGCCTCGGGCCTCGCGCCCGACGACCGCATCATCACCGCTCCGCCGGACGGCCTCGCCGACGGCGATCGTGTCCGCGTCACCGGTGCCGGTGCCAAGAGCAAGCCAACGACGGCGTCCGAAAAGCAGGATGTGAAGGGGTAA
- a CDS encoding efflux RND transporter permease subunit → MIALVRIALSRPYTFVVLAILLLIIGPLAALRTPTDIFPDIRIPVIGVVWQYTGLPPDQMAGRITSPFQRALTTTVNDIEHITANSYNGFGIIKIFFQPNVDIRTANAQVTAISQTLLKQMPPGATPPLILNYSASTVPIIQVALSGEGLTEQNLADIGINQLRTPLVTVPGAAIPYPFGGKQRQVQIDLNSTALQARGLSGQDVANTLAAQNLITPVGTQKIGNFEYTVNLNNSPLRMEELGDLPIKQVNGAMVYVRDVATVRDGNPPQTNIVHVDGNRSVLMMVLKAGATSTLDIISGIKQKVIDVKDQMPDALKIGFIGDQSVFVRGAITGVAFEGVIAALLTSVMILLFLGSWRSTVIIAVSIPLSVLGAIIMLSLIGETLNIMTLGGLALAVGILVDDATVTIENINYHLEQGKPVEQSILDGANQIVTPAFVSLLCICIVFVPMFFLTGVARFLFVPMAEAVMFAMIWSFILSRTLVPTMANYLLQAHVHHEGAPPKSRNPLVWFQRGFEARFERIRGGYRGLLEMALGHRKVFVGGFLAVVAASFVLVPFLGRNFFPSVDAGNILMHVRTQVGTRVEETANQLADIQKAIRKLVPGEIETMTDNIGMPISGINMTYNNTGVIGPQDGDIQIRLKEGHKPTEQHVRALREQLPRLFPGTSFAFLPADIVSQILNFGAPAPIDLQIRGANLDANFAYANKLLAKIKRIPGIADARIQQSPNNPTFNIDVDRTRAQYVGLTERDVTNSLVVNLAGSSQVAPTYYLNPDNGVSYSIVMQTPQYQIDSLSALQTLPITATGNTQAPILGGIADIKRATSSAVVSQYDIQSLVQIYATTQGRDLGGVATDVRQLIADTAKEVPKGSSVVLLGQVQTMNSAFTGLLFGLLGAVVLIYFLIVVNFQSWSDPFVIITALPAALAGIVWMLFTTQTTLSVPALTGAIMCMGVATANSVLVISFARERYEELGDPVAAALEAGFVRFRPVLMTALAMIIGMAPMALGLGEGGEQNAPLGRAVIGGLIFATFATLMFVPVVFSMVHKKQGAKAVASSEIPHAAH, encoded by the coding sequence ATGATCGCACTGGTCCGTATCGCGCTGAGCCGGCCATATACTTTCGTCGTGCTCGCGATCCTGCTCTTGATCATCGGACCGCTGGCGGCGCTGCGCACGCCGACCGACATCTTTCCCGACATCCGTATCCCCGTGATCGGCGTGGTCTGGCAGTACACCGGTCTGCCGCCCGACCAGATGGCCGGCCGCATTACTTCGCCGTTCCAGCGCGCGCTGACCACGACGGTCAACGACATCGAGCACATCACCGCCAACTCGTATAACGGGTTCGGCATCATCAAGATCTTCTTCCAGCCCAACGTCGACATCCGCACCGCCAACGCGCAGGTCACCGCGATTTCGCAGACCCTGCTCAAGCAGATGCCGCCGGGCGCGACGCCGCCGCTGATCCTCAACTACAGCGCCTCGACGGTTCCGATCATCCAGGTCGCATTGTCGGGCGAAGGCCTGACCGAGCAGAACCTCGCCGATATCGGCATCAACCAGCTGCGCACGCCGCTGGTCACAGTGCCTGGCGCCGCGATCCCGTATCCGTTCGGCGGCAAGCAGCGTCAGGTCCAGATCGATCTCAATTCGACAGCGCTGCAGGCGCGCGGCCTCTCGGGCCAGGATGTCGCCAACACGCTCGCGGCACAAAACCTGATCACGCCGGTCGGCACGCAGAAGATCGGCAATTTCGAATACACCGTAAACCTGAACAACTCGCCGCTCCGGATGGAGGAACTCGGCGACCTGCCGATCAAGCAGGTCAACGGCGCAATGGTCTATGTGCGTGACGTCGCCACCGTCCGCGACGGCAACCCGCCGCAGACCAACATCGTCCATGTCGACGGCAACCGTTCGGTGCTGATGATGGTGCTGAAGGCCGGCGCCACCTCGACGCTCGATATCATCTCCGGCATCAAGCAGAAGGTGATCGACGTCAAGGACCAGATGCCGGATGCGCTCAAGATCGGCTTCATCGGCGACCAGTCGGTGTTCGTCCGCGGTGCGATCACCGGCGTCGCTTTCGAAGGCGTGATCGCCGCGCTGCTCACCAGCGTGATGATCCTGTTGTTCCTCGGCAGCTGGCGCTCGACCGTCATCATCGCGGTGTCGATCCCGCTGTCGGTGCTCGGGGCCATCATCATGCTGTCCCTGATCGGCGAGACGCTGAACATCATGACGCTCGGCGGCCTTGCGCTCGCGGTCGGCATCCTGGTCGACGACGCCACGGTGACGATCGAGAACATCAACTACCATCTCGAGCAGGGCAAGCCGGTCGAGCAGTCGATCCTCGACGGCGCCAACCAGATCGTGACGCCGGCCTTCGTCTCGCTGCTCTGTATCTGCATCGTGTTCGTGCCGATGTTCTTTCTGACCGGCGTGGCGCGCTTCCTGTTCGTGCCGATGGCCGAAGCCGTCATGTTCGCGATGATCTGGTCGTTCATCCTGTCGCGCACCTTGGTGCCGACCATGGCGAACTATTTGCTGCAGGCGCATGTCCATCACGAGGGCGCGCCGCCGAAGTCGCGCAATCCCCTGGTCTGGTTCCAGCGCGGCTTCGAGGCGCGGTTCGAGCGCATCCGTGGCGGCTATCGCGGTTTGCTCGAGATGGCGCTCGGCCACCGCAAGGTGTTCGTCGGCGGCTTCCTCGCGGTGGTCGCCGCGTCGTTCGTGCTGGTGCCGTTCCTGGGGCGCAACTTCTTTCCGTCGGTCGATGCCGGCAACATCCTGATGCATGTCCGCACCCAGGTCGGCACCCGCGTCGAGGAGACCGCCAACCAGCTCGCCGACATCCAGAAGGCGATCCGCAAGCTGGTCCCCGGCGAGATCGAGACCATGACCGACAACATCGGCATGCCGATCTCCGGCATCAACATGACCTACAACAACACCGGCGTGATCGGTCCGCAGGACGGCGACATCCAGATCCGCTTGAAGGAAGGCCACAAGCCGACCGAGCAGCATGTCCGCGCGCTGCGTGAGCAATTGCCGCGGCTGTTTCCGGGCACCAGCTTCGCGTTCCTGCCCGCCGACATCGTCAGCCAGATTCTGAACTTCGGCGCGCCGGCGCCGATCGATTTGCAAATCCGCGGCGCCAATCTCGACGCCAACTTCGCCTACGCCAACAAGCTGCTAGCCAAGATCAAGCGCATCCCCGGCATCGCCGACGCGCGGATCCAGCAGTCGCCGAACAATCCGACCTTCAATATCGATGTCGACCGCACCCGCGCGCAATATGTCGGCCTGACCGAACGCGACGTCACCAACTCGCTGGTCGTCAACCTCGCCGGCTCCTCGCAGGTCGCGCCGACCTACTATCTCAATCCCGATAACGGCGTGTCCTATTCGATCGTGATGCAGACGCCGCAATACCAGATCGACTCGCTGAGCGCGCTGCAGACGCTGCCGATCACCGCGACCGGCAACACCCAGGCGCCGATCCTCGGGGGTATCGCCGACATCAAGCGCGCGACCTCGAGCGCGGTGGTGTCGCAATATGACATCCAGTCGCTGGTGCAGATCTACGCCACGACGCAAGGCCGCGATCTCGGCGGCGTCGCGACCGACGTGCGCCAGCTGATTGCCGACACCGCAAAGGAAGTGCCGAAGGGCTCTTCGGTGGTGCTGCTCGGCCAGGTGCAGACCATGAACTCGGCCTTCACCGGCCTGCTGTTCGGCCTGCTCGGCGCGGTCGTCTTGATCTATTTCCTGATCGTGGTGAACTTCCAGTCCTGGTCGGATCCGTTTGTGATCATCACGGCGCTGCCCGCTGCACTTGCCGGCATTGTCTGGATGCTGTTCACGACCCAGACCACGCTGTCGGTTCCGGCGCTCACCGGCGCCATCATGTGCATGGGCGTCGCGACCGCCAACAGCGTGCTCGTGATCAGCTTTGCCCGCGAGCGCTATGAGGAACTTGGCGATCCCGTCGCGGCCGCACTGGAGGCCGGATTTGTCCGCTTCCGCCCGGTGCTGATGACCGCGCTCGCCATGATCATCGGCATGGCGCCGATGGCGCTGGGGCTCGGCGAGGGCGGCGAGCAGAACGCGCCGCTCGGCCGCGCCGTGATCGGCGGCCTGATCTTTGCAACCTTCGCGACGCTGATGTTCGTTCCCGTGGTATTCAGTATGGTACACAAGAAGCAAGGCGCCAAAGCCGTCGCCTCATCGGAGATTCCGCATGCAGCCCACTGA